One Prevotella melaninogenica DNA window includes the following coding sequences:
- a CDS encoding RelA/SpoT family protein, producing the protein MEEKFIYTDKERELSEQIFESLKKPLGETFYENDLPKLREHLDKIISENSIQRNVFGLNPILCSLQTAFIAVKDIGLNRESVISILLYQSVQAGILSLDEISKLYGDGASKIIYGLIRVQTLYKKTPVIESENFRNLLLSFAEDMRVILIMIADRVNLMRQIRDVENKEAQRKVSEEASYLYAPLAHKLGLYQLKSELEDLSLKYLEHDAYYHIKDKLNATKKVRDAYISSFITPVSEQLKAAGLKFHIKGRTKSIHSIWQKMKKQKCGFEGIYDLFAIRIILDSPEDKEKMQCWQAYSIVTDMYQPNPKRLRDWLSVPKSNGYECLHITVLGPDKKWVEVQIRTERMDEIAEHGLAAHWRYKGVKAEGGMDNWLASIRSALEAGNNLEVMDEFRSDLYEKEIYVFTPKGDLLKFQKGVTVLDFAYHIHSKIGNQCVGGKINGKNVSFRTELHSGDSVEILTSTTQKPNRDWLNICKSSRAKAKIRLALKETQVKDGLYAKELLERRFKNKKIEIEDSTMGQLIRKLGFKEVSEFYKQIADEKLDPNYVIEEYQKVYNHAHNLNQTKETESAENFEFENPTTEYLKKNDDVLVIDKNLKGLDFSLAKCCHPIYGDPVFGFVTVSGGIKIHRDDCPNAPEMRKRFGYRVVKARWSGKGTSQYAITLRVIGNDDIGIVSNISNIISKDEKIVMRSINIDSNDGLFSGNLVVLLDDNSKLNMLIKKLRTVKGVKEVMRI; encoded by the coding sequence ATGGAAGAGAAATTCATTTATACGGATAAGGAAAGAGAATTATCTGAACAGATATTCGAAAGTCTGAAGAAGCCACTTGGGGAAACGTTTTATGAGAATGATCTTCCTAAATTGCGCGAACATTTGGATAAGATAATATCAGAGAATAGCATACAACGCAATGTCTTTGGCTTGAATCCTATTCTTTGTTCACTACAGACAGCTTTCATTGCAGTCAAGGATATCGGTTTAAATCGTGAGTCTGTCATTTCGATTTTGCTCTATCAAAGTGTTCAAGCAGGAATCCTTTCACTTGATGAGATAAGCAAGTTGTATGGTGATGGTGCTTCGAAGATTATCTATGGGCTTATTCGTGTTCAGACACTTTATAAGAAAACGCCAGTTATCGAGAGTGAAAACTTTCGAAACCTTCTGCTGTCTTTCGCAGAAGACATGCGTGTTATCTTAATTATGATAGCTGACCGTGTCAACCTTATGCGGCAGATTCGTGACGTTGAGAATAAGGAAGCGCAACGAAAGGTGTCTGAAGAAGCAAGCTATCTTTATGCTCCTTTGGCACATAAGTTAGGTTTATACCAGCTAAAGAGTGAGTTGGAAGACCTTTCTTTAAAGTATCTTGAGCATGATGCTTACTATCATATAAAAGATAAGTTGAATGCAACCAAGAAGGTACGTGATGCTTATATCAGTAGTTTTATTACTCCTGTTAGTGAGCAACTTAAAGCAGCAGGGCTTAAGTTTCATATTAAAGGTCGCACGAAGTCAATCCATTCTATCTGGCAGAAGATGAAGAAGCAGAAGTGTGGCTTTGAAGGTATTTATGACCTCTTTGCCATTCGTATCATTCTTGATTCACCAGAAGACAAGGAGAAAATGCAGTGTTGGCAGGCATATTCGATAGTGACGGATATGTATCAGCCAAACCCAAAGCGACTCCGCGACTGGCTTTCTGTGCCAAAGTCCAATGGTTATGAATGTTTGCATATCACTGTGCTTGGACCTGATAAGAAATGGGTAGAAGTGCAGATTCGTACAGAACGTATGGATGAGATTGCCGAACATGGACTTGCTGCACACTGGAGATATAAAGGAGTGAAGGCGGAAGGCGGAATGGATAACTGGTTAGCTTCTATTCGTTCTGCCCTTGAAGCTGGTAACAACCTTGAGGTGATGGACGAGTTTAGATCTGACCTTTACGAAAAGGAGATTTATGTCTTTACACCAAAAGGCGACCTTCTAAAGTTTCAAAAAGGTGTGACAGTACTCGATTTTGCTTATCACATCCACTCTAAGATTGGAAATCAATGTGTCGGTGGAAAGATAAATGGAAAGAATGTATCTTTCCGAACCGAGTTACATAGTGGTGATTCTGTAGAGATTCTAACCTCCACGACGCAGAAGCCTAATCGTGATTGGCTGAATATATGTAAGTCATCTCGAGCAAAGGCAAAGATACGTCTTGCGCTAAAAGAGACGCAGGTAAAAGATGGTCTATATGCGAAGGAATTGCTCGAACGTAGGTTTAAGAATAAGAAGATTGAGATAGAAGACTCTACGATGGGTCAACTCATTCGTAAGTTAGGCTTCAAGGAGGTTTCTGAATTCTATAAGCAGATTGCCGATGAGAAGCTTGATCCGAACTATGTCATCGAGGAATATCAGAAGGTTTACAATCATGCACACAACCTCAATCAGACAAAAGAGACTGAGAGTGCAGAGAACTTTGAGTTTGAGAACCCTACGACAGAATATCTGAAGAAGAATGATGATGTCCTTGTCATTGACAAAAATCTCAAAGGTTTAGACTTCTCGCTTGCAAAGTGTTGTCACCCTATCTATGGAGATCCCGTCTTTGGTTTTGTGACAGTCAGTGGAGGAATAAAGATTCACCGCGATGATTGTCCCAATGCACCTGAGATGCGCAAGCGTTTTGGCTATCGAGTTGTTAAGGCACGTTGGAGTGGCAAGGGTACATCCCAGTATGCTATTACACTGCGTGTCATAGGTAATGACGACATCGGTATTGTGAGCAACATTTCAAATATCATCTCAAAAGATGAGAAGATAGTGATGCGCTCTATCAATATTGATTCGAATGATGGTCTTTTCTCTGGTAACCTCGTTGTTCTTCTTGATGATAATTCCAAGTTGAATATGCTCATCAAGAAACTCAGAACAGTGAAGGGCGTTAAGGAAGTAATGAGAATATAA
- a CDS encoding DUF4301 family protein, translated as MLKKEDLKQIHDKGISEEQINRQLEDFKRGFPYLKLEGAATPKKGVMVLDKNACEAACKAWQHYQTHGHKVVKFVPASGAASRMFKDLFAFLNGNNEAPVSDFEKEFFSNIHHFAFYEALSAKCQQLEGKTIDALIAEGRYKAVVATLLNKEGLNYGQLPKGLLLFHSYNDGARTPMEEHLVEAARYAESNKQAHVHFTVSHEHLAFFKQRVADKQAKFEGKFGVNFDISFSEQKPSTDTIAVNLDNTPFRNEDNSLLFRPAGHGALIENLNDLDAEIVFIKNIDNVVPDRLKEETISWKMIIAGKLVTLQERAFAYLHKLEEGNCTHSELEEILEFLQNDLPCEKHDVASLNDTALAEYLYKKLNRPMRVCGMVKNVGEPGGGPFLAYNQDGTVSLQILESSQIDKNNEASMKMFTEGTHFNPVDLVCAIKDYKGNAFDLTKYVDKSTGFISSKSKNGRELKALELPGLWNGAMSDWNTVFVEVPLGTFNPVKTVNDLLREQHQ; from the coding sequence ATGTTGAAGAAAGAAGACCTAAAACAGATTCATGACAAAGGAATAAGTGAGGAACAGATAAATAGACAGTTGGAAGACTTCAAAAGAGGCTTTCCTTACTTGAAGCTTGAAGGTGCTGCAACACCAAAGAAAGGTGTTATGGTACTCGATAAGAATGCTTGTGAGGCTGCTTGCAAAGCATGGCAGCATTATCAAACTCATGGGCATAAAGTTGTCAAGTTTGTTCCAGCATCTGGTGCAGCCAGTCGCATGTTCAAAGACCTTTTTGCATTCCTCAATGGAAATAACGAGGCACCAGTTAGTGATTTTGAAAAGGAGTTCTTCTCAAATATTCACCACTTTGCGTTCTACGAGGCGTTATCAGCCAAATGTCAGCAGCTGGAAGGTAAGACTATCGATGCGTTGATAGCTGAAGGACGATACAAAGCTGTCGTTGCTACATTATTAAATAAGGAAGGATTAAATTACGGACAGCTACCTAAGGGGTTACTGTTGTTCCATTCTTATAACGATGGAGCACGTACTCCAATGGAAGAACATTTGGTTGAAGCTGCTCGGTATGCGGAAAGTAACAAGCAAGCACACGTACATTTCACCGTATCACACGAACACTTAGCCTTCTTCAAACAAAGGGTAGCTGACAAGCAAGCTAAATTTGAAGGTAAATTCGGTGTAAACTTTGATATTTCTTTTTCTGAACAGAAGCCAAGTACAGATACAATTGCTGTAAATCTTGACAATACTCCTTTCCGTAATGAGGACAACTCATTATTGTTCCGTCCAGCCGGTCATGGCGCATTGATAGAGAATTTAAATGATTTGGATGCTGAGATCGTATTCATTAAGAATATAGATAATGTGGTACCAGACCGCTTGAAGGAAGAAACCATCAGTTGGAAGATGATTATTGCAGGTAAACTTGTAACCTTACAAGAGCGTGCTTTTGCTTATCTTCACAAACTGGAGGAAGGTAATTGCACACATTCAGAACTCGAAGAGATACTTGAATTCTTACAGAATGACCTCCCTTGTGAGAAGCATGATGTGGCTTCTTTGAATGATACAGCACTGGCAGAATACTTATATAAGAAGTTAAATCGTCCAATGCGTGTATGCGGTATGGTAAAGAACGTTGGTGAACCAGGTGGCGGTCCGTTCCTTGCTTATAATCAAGATGGTACTGTCAGCCTTCAAATTCTTGAGAGTTCTCAGATTGACAAGAACAACGAAGCATCTATGAAGATGTTTACAGAAGGTACACACTTCAATCCTGTTGATCTTGTTTGCGCTATCAAAGATTACAAAGGCAATGCTTTTGACTTGACAAAGTATGTAGATAAGTCAACAGGCTTCATCAGTTCAAAGTCAAAGAATGGTCGTGAGCTTAAGGCATTGGAACTTCCGGGCTTGTGGAATGGTGCTATGAGCGATTGGAATACAGTCTTTGTAGAAGTACCACTCGGCACTTTCAACCCAGTAAAGACTGTCAACGATCTTCTGCGTGAACAGCATCAATAA
- the rho gene encoding transcription termination factor Rho, which translates to MLSKEELLEKEVSELEAIVQSTGAVYSPGDDKDKLVYAILDRQAEEAGTAHPLESKRKRTRIARKDTDRVYSVHGEEGENFDVQKNKNMATSQPSLFKELPETKDDKTEEKSPEEILASIPKHRGRKSKAELEAIAAAEAAIKAKAEEAQQTEEPVEEAPVENVEPSVPEDFIPEDQFSNVPQQEESEGKEELLARLQEKVNAHNMNMEPAGYSVLPDGVWAGDPGDGTDFIPVVDLPIEDQGIVPNYDMFDQPTTPAQLPSTPVYDNAPVANNANYDFSDLIKANGVLEVMPDGYGFLRSSDYNYLASPDDVYIANNQIKQYGLKTGDVVECHVRPPHEGEKYFPLTSIDKINGRKPSEVRDRIPFEHLTPLFPEEKFTLCGDPRTTNLSTRIVDLFSPIGKGQRALIVAQPKTGKTILMKDIANAIAANHPEAYLMMLLIDERPEEVTDMARTVNAEVIASTFDEPAERHVKIAGIVLEKAKRMVECGHDVVIFLDSITRLARAYNTVAPASGKVLTGGVDANALQKPKRFFGAARNIEGGGSLTIIATALIDTGSKMDEVIFEEFKGTGNMELQLDRSLSNKRIFPAVNLVASSTRRDDLLQDRTTLDRMWILRKYIADMNSIEAMNSIHDRMRRTENNEEFLLSMND; encoded by the coding sequence ATGTTAAGCAAAGAAGAATTATTAGAGAAAGAAGTTTCTGAACTTGAAGCTATTGTTCAGAGTACTGGTGCTGTTTACTCACCTGGAGATGATAAGGATAAGCTCGTTTATGCCATCCTTGACCGTCAGGCAGAAGAGGCAGGTACAGCACATCCCTTAGAATCAAAGCGTAAGCGTACCAGAATAGCACGAAAAGATACCGACAGGGTTTATTCGGTACATGGTGAAGAAGGGGAAAACTTCGACGTACAGAAGAATAAAAACATGGCAACAAGTCAGCCTTCATTGTTCAAAGAGTTGCCTGAAACAAAGGACGATAAGACTGAAGAAAAATCTCCAGAAGAAATATTAGCATCTATTCCTAAGCATCGTGGTCGTAAATCTAAGGCTGAATTAGAGGCTATTGCGGCTGCAGAAGCAGCTATAAAGGCAAAAGCAGAAGAAGCACAGCAGACTGAAGAGCCTGTAGAGGAGGCTCCCGTAGAGAATGTAGAGCCATCTGTTCCAGAGGATTTCATCCCAGAAGATCAGTTCTCTAACGTACCACAGCAGGAAGAGAGTGAAGGTAAAGAAGAATTATTGGCACGCCTTCAGGAGAAGGTTAACGCACATAATATGAATATGGAACCAGCTGGTTACTCTGTATTACCTGATGGTGTATGGGCAGGTGACCCAGGAGATGGTACAGATTTCATTCCAGTTGTTGACCTACCAATTGAAGATCAGGGTATTGTTCCAAACTATGATATGTTTGATCAGCCTACAACTCCTGCTCAGCTACCGTCAACTCCGGTCTATGATAATGCCCCAGTTGCTAACAATGCGAACTATGATTTCTCTGACCTTATCAAGGCAAACGGTGTTCTTGAGGTAATGCCTGATGGTTATGGCTTCCTCCGTTCAAGCGATTATAATTACTTAGCATCACCTGATGATGTGTATATTGCAAACAATCAGATTAAGCAATATGGTCTGAAGACAGGTGACGTTGTAGAATGCCACGTACGTCCACCACATGAGGGTGAGAAGTATTTCCCACTGACAAGCATTGATAAGATTAATGGTCGTAAGCCTTCTGAAGTACGTGACCGTATACCTTTCGAACATCTTACACCACTCTTCCCTGAGGAGAAGTTCACACTCTGTGGCGATCCTCGTACAACTAATCTTTCAACACGTATTGTAGATCTCTTCTCACCAATCGGTAAGGGACAGCGTGCATTGATTGTTGCGCAGCCAAAGACGGGTAAGACTATCTTGATGAAGGATATTGCAAATGCTATTGCAGCCAACCATCCAGAGGCTTACTTGATGATGCTCTTGATTGATGAGCGTCCTGAGGAGGTTACCGATATGGCACGCACAGTAAATGCAGAGGTTATTGCTTCAACATTTGATGAGCCTGCAGAACGCCACGTTAAGATTGCCGGTATCGTTTTGGAGAAGGCAAAACGCATGGTTGAATGTGGTCATGATGTAGTTATCTTCCTTGACTCAATCACTCGTTTGGCACGTGCTTACAACACTGTAGCACCAGCATCTGGTAAGGTCTTGACTGGTGGTGTGGATGCCAATGCATTGCAGAAGCCAAAGCGTTTCTTCGGTGCTGCACGTAATATTGAGGGTGGTGGTTCTTTGACTATCATTGCAACAGCCTTGATTGATACTGGTTCTAAGATGGATGAGGTTATCTTCGAGGAGTTCAAGGGAACAGGTAATATGGAGTTGCAGCTTGACCGTAGCTTGAGTAACAAGCGTATCTTCCCAGCTGTTAACTTGGTTGCTTCAAGTACACGTCGTGATGACCTCCTCCAGGATCGTACAACACTTGATCGTATGTGGATTCTCCGCAAGTACATTGCTGACATGAATTCTATCGAGGCTATGAACTCTATCCACGACCGTATGAGACGTACAGAGAACAATGAGGAGTTCCTGTTGTCGATGAATGATTAA
- a CDS encoding DUF5103 domain-containing protein, whose amino-acid sequence MRRLIFIFTYFLACLLPFSAFAQRHQINDDNIRSLQVVANQKWMDLPIMVLNDGKISIDFDDLTHTYRRLTYRLEHCEADWKPSVGLFESDVVDGFIAGNTIDDVKESTLTNTLYTHYHLNIPNDNCQPKLSGNYRLYVYDDDSSSDHPLLTACFMLTEPAESSMGVRLNITTQTDQSINREQQQAEMLIDYGTYIVSNPQEQIKTVVLQNRNWLDARWNSKPQYVMPNGLRWSHNQDYIFWAGNEYRKFEILSTDVASMGVDKIGWDGKNFHAYLFPTTPFLNYLYDEDADGAFLIRNSDNVEINTTSDYMLTHFQLNVPSPNPYRIFLNGDWTYDRLLPTYEMTYNSTGGYYEAVVPLKLGYYNYQFLAADEQGRLSSFRVDNSHYQTENSYQALIYFRPQGGRTDKLVGYANVRFIKK is encoded by the coding sequence ATGAGGAGATTAATCTTTATATTCACCTATTTTTTAGCTTGTCTTCTCCCCTTTTCTGCTTTTGCTCAGCGACATCAAATCAATGACGATAATATTCGTTCATTGCAGGTTGTTGCTAATCAGAAGTGGATGGACTTGCCTATCATGGTACTCAATGACGGAAAGATAAGTATAGATTTTGACGATCTTACACACACTTACCGCCGTCTGACTTATCGGTTAGAGCATTGTGAAGCTGATTGGAAGCCTTCCGTCGGACTCTTTGAAAGTGATGTCGTAGATGGTTTTATAGCAGGAAACACAATAGATGATGTAAAGGAGTCTACCCTAACGAATACACTTTACACACATTATCATTTGAATATTCCAAATGATAATTGCCAACCAAAGTTGTCTGGCAATTATCGTCTATATGTCTATGATGATGATAGTAGCTCTGACCACCCTTTACTTACAGCTTGCTTTATGCTTACAGAACCTGCAGAGAGTTCTATGGGTGTTAGATTGAATATAACTACACAAACAGATCAGTCGATTAACCGTGAGCAACAGCAGGCTGAGATGCTGATAGATTATGGCACTTACATAGTAAGTAATCCACAGGAGCAGATTAAGACAGTAGTATTACAAAACCGTAATTGGCTTGATGCTCGTTGGAATAGTAAACCGCAGTATGTCATGCCAAATGGTTTACGATGGTCGCACAATCAGGATTATATCTTTTGGGCGGGTAATGAATATAGGAAGTTTGAGATTCTCTCAACCGATGTTGCTTCTATGGGCGTAGATAAAATTGGTTGGGATGGTAAGAATTTTCATGCCTATCTCTTCCCTACTACTCCATTCTTAAATTATCTGTATGATGAAGATGCTGATGGTGCATTTTTGATACGTAACTCTGATAATGTTGAGATAAATACAACGAGTGACTATATGCTGACTCATTTTCAGTTAAACGTACCTTCCCCCAACCCTTACAGAATATTTTTGAATGGTGATTGGACTTATGACCGTCTGCTTCCTACTTATGAGATGACATATAATTCTACTGGTGGATATTATGAGGCAGTAGTCCCTTTGAAGTTAGGTTATTATAACTATCAGTTCCTTGCTGCAGATGAGCAAGGTAGACTCTCGTCTTTTAGAGTTGACAATAGCCATTATCAAACCGAAAATAGCTATCAAGCCCTTATTTATTTCCGTCCACAAGGAGGACGTACCGATAAGCTTGTTGGCTATGCAAATGTTAGGTTTATCAAGAAATAA
- the galE gene encoding UDP-glucose 4-epimerase GalE yields MKQTILVTGGTGFIGSHTSVELIEAGYEVVIVDDLSNSKIEVLDGIEKITGVRPAFEQVDLRDREATENVFRKYPKIEGIIHFAASKAVGESVQLPLMYYRNNIVSLLNLLELMPKYNVKGIIFSSSCTVYGQPKPENLPVTEDAPHQKATSPYGNTKEINEQIILDYINSGADIKSIVLRYFNPIGAHPSALIGELPNGVPNNLIPFVTQTAMGIRKELTIFGNDYNTPDGTCIRDYIYVVDLAKAHVAAMARVLDQDTEKIEYFNIGTGSGNSTKEIVETFEKATGVKVNWKYGPRREGDIEKIWGDCTKANTVLGWKADTPLADVLATAWKWQEKLREDGVM; encoded by the coding sequence ATGAAACAAACAATTCTTGTTACTGGAGGAACGGGATTTATTGGTTCACACACAAGTGTAGAGCTGATAGAAGCTGGTTATGAAGTCGTTATTGTTGACGATTTATCTAACTCTAAAATTGAGGTTTTAGATGGTATTGAAAAAATAACGGGCGTTAGACCAGCTTTTGAGCAGGTTGACCTTCGTGATCGTGAAGCTACAGAAAATGTCTTCCGTAAATATCCTAAGATAGAAGGTATTATTCATTTCGCTGCTTCTAAGGCAGTAGGCGAGAGTGTACAGCTTCCTTTGATGTATTATAGAAACAATATTGTTTCATTGTTGAATCTATTGGAACTTATGCCAAAGTACAATGTAAAGGGAATTATCTTCTCAAGTTCTTGTACGGTATATGGTCAGCCTAAGCCTGAAAACCTACCTGTTACAGAGGATGCTCCACATCAGAAAGCAACTTCACCATACGGTAATACTAAGGAAATCAACGAGCAAATTATCTTAGATTATATTAATAGCGGTGCCGATATTAAGAGTATCGTATTGAGATATTTTAATCCTATTGGTGCACACCCATCAGCATTGATTGGTGAGTTACCTAATGGTGTACCAAATAACTTGATTCCTTTTGTTACACAGACAGCTATGGGTATCAGAAAGGAATTGACCATCTTCGGTAATGATTATAACACACCTGATGGTACTTGTATCCGTGACTACATCTATGTTGTTGATTTGGCAAAGGCTCACGTTGCAGCTATGGCACGCGTACTTGACCAGGATACAGAGAAGATTGAGTACTTCAACATTGGTACAGGTAGTGGTAACTCTACAAAGGAGATTGTCGAAACCTTTGAAAAAGCTACTGGTGTTAAGGTAAACTGGAAGTATGGTCCACGTCGTGAAGGCGATATCGAAAAGATCTGGGGCGATTGCACCAAAGCCAACACAGTATTGGGTTGGAAAGCTGACACGCCATTGGCTGACGTTCTCGCAACTGCTTGGAAATGGCAGGAGAAGCTCAGAGAAGACGGAGTTATGTAG
- a CDS encoding TetR/AcrR family transcriptional regulator, producing MSISKTRQKLVDVARQLFAKNGIANTTMNDIAKASGKGRRTLYTYFKSKDDVYYAVIESELERLSDKLDEVAAKNISPQDKIIELIYTHLSMIKETVMRNGNLRAEFFRNIWMVEKARKNFDEDEIELFRKVYSDAKEDGDFDIENVELVADITHYCIKGLEVPFIYGRLGHGLTEESSRPLVAKVVYGALGKSGLK from the coding sequence ATGTCAATATCAAAGACCAGACAAAAGCTTGTTGATGTAGCACGCCAACTTTTTGCAAAAAATGGTATTGCCAACACAACGATGAACGACATCGCCAAGGCTTCAGGTAAAGGTAGACGCACACTCTACACTTACTTTAAGAGCAAGGACGATGTGTATTATGCTGTTATTGAGTCTGAGCTGGAGCGTTTATCAGACAAGTTGGACGAAGTAGCTGCTAAAAACATCAGCCCTCAGGATAAAATCATCGAACTCATTTATACACACCTTAGTATGATTAAAGAGACTGTGATGCGTAATGGTAATTTGCGCGCAGAGTTCTTTAGGAATATATGGATGGTAGAAAAGGCGCGAAAGAACTTCGATGAAGACGAGATTGAACTCTTCCGTAAAGTTTATTCTGATGCCAAGGAAGACGGAGATTTTGATATTGAAAACGTTGAACTTGTAGCAGACATCACACACTATTGTATCAAAGGACTTGAAGTACCATTTATCTACGGTCGCTTAGGTCATGGACTAACAGAGGAATCTTCACGTCCACTTGTGGCTAAGGTTGTGTATGGTGCATTAGGAAAAAGCGGACTGAAATAA
- the fabG gene encoding 3-oxoacyl-[acyl-carrier-protein] reductase, whose amino-acid sequence MKLLEGKTALITGAARGIGKAIALKFAEEGANVAFTDLVIDENGKATEAEIAAFGVKAKGYASNAADFAQSEEVVKQVKEEFGSIDILINNAGITKDGLMLRMTEQQWDAVIAVNLKSAFNFIHACVPVMMRQRGGSIINMASVVGVHGNAGQANYSASKAGMIALAKSIAQEMGPKGIRANAIAPGFIDTAMTQALDDNIRKEWTSKIPLRRGGTVEDIANTAVYLGSELSSYVTGQVIQVDGGMNM is encoded by the coding sequence ATGAAATTATTGGAAGGTAAGACAGCCCTGATTACAGGTGCTGCACGTGGTATTGGTAAGGCTATCGCATTGAAGTTTGCAGAGGAGGGTGCAAACGTTGCATTCACCGACCTCGTTATCGACGAGAATGGCAAGGCTACAGAGGCAGAGATTGCTGCTTTTGGCGTAAAAGCTAAGGGTTATGCAAGTAATGCTGCAGACTTCGCACAGTCTGAAGAGGTTGTAAAGCAGGTTAAGGAGGAATTCGGTTCTATTGATATCCTCATCAATAATGCTGGTATTACGAAAGATGGTCTTATGCTTCGTATGACTGAGCAGCAGTGGGATGCAGTTATCGCAGTAAACCTTAAGAGTGCCTTCAACTTCATTCACGCTTGTGTACCAGTGATGATGCGTCAGCGTGGTGGTAGTATTATCAACATGGCAAGTGTTGTTGGCGTTCATGGTAATGCTGGTCAGGCTAACTATTCAGCTTCAAAGGCTGGTATGATTGCTTTGGCTAAGAGTATAGCTCAGGAGATGGGCCCTAAGGGAATTCGTGCCAATGCTATTGCTCCAGGCTTCATTGATACAGCTATGACACAGGCTTTGGATGACAATATCCGTAAGGAATGGACTTCAAAGATTCCTCTTCGCCGCGGAGGTACTGTTGAGGATATAGCAAACACAGCCGTTTACCTTGGTTCTGAACTGTCAAGCTATGTTACAGGTCAGGTTATCCAGGTTGATGGCGGTATGAATATGTAA
- a CDS encoding RluA family pseudouridine synthase, which produces MEVLYEDNHIIIVYKEAGEIVQGDKTGDKPLSEIVKQWIKEKYQKPGNVFLGVVHRLDRPVAGLVVFAKTSKALTRLNDMFRNGEVHKTYWAIVTRPPFETEATLTDWLVRNERQNKSYAYNHQVPTSKKSILHYKVINQSERYTLLEINLMTGRHHQIRCQLSNMDCPIKGDLKYGAPRSNPDGSICLLSHRVEFIHPVSKEKICIESPLPKDNLWQAIGKF; this is translated from the coding sequence ATGGAAGTACTTTACGAAGATAATCATATCATCATCGTCTACAAAGAGGCAGGCGAGATTGTACAAGGTGATAAAACGGGTGATAAACCTTTGTCAGAGATTGTCAAACAATGGATAAAGGAGAAATACCAGAAACCTGGGAATGTATTTTTGGGTGTTGTACATAGACTGGACCGTCCTGTGGCAGGATTGGTTGTCTTTGCCAAGACATCAAAAGCGCTTACAAGGCTAAACGATATGTTCCGCAATGGTGAGGTGCATAAGACTTATTGGGCTATTGTTACGCGTCCACCATTTGAGACAGAGGCTACACTAACAGACTGGCTTGTACGTAACGAACGCCAGAATAAGAGTTATGCTTATAATCACCAAGTACCAACTTCTAAGAAATCTATCTTACATTATAAGGTAATCAATCAGTCAGAACGTTACACACTATTAGAGATTAATCTGATGACAGGTCGTCATCATCAAATCCGTTGTCAGTTGTCTAATATGGACTGCCCTATAAAAGGCGATTTGAAATATGGTGCTCCGCGTTCTAATCCAGATGGCAGTATTTGTTTGTTGAGCCATCGCGTTGAATTCATTCACCCTGTTTCAAAGGAGAAGATCTGTATAGAATCACCACTGCCAAAAGATAATTTATGGCAAGCAATAGGTAAATTCTAA